A section of the Campylobacter porcelli genome encodes:
- a CDS encoding YbgC/FadM family acyl-CoA thioesterase, with translation MGLKVRVYYEDTDSGGIVYHSNYIKFCERARSEIVFNSGIEFTQSRHFVVTKLEARYLKPAVLGDILDIQTKLVKIGGVSLTLEQDIYKVANIKGETQRELIFRANVTVGFISDGKLSRLDREFAEVFSKLNQD, from the coding sequence ATGGGGTTAAAAGTTAGGGTTTATTATGAAGATACAGATAGTGGAGGGATTGTATATCATAGCAATTATATTAAATTTTGCGAACGAGCTAGAAGTGAGATAGTTTTTAACTCTGGGATTGAATTTACCCAAAGTCGCCACTTCGTAGTTACCAAGCTAGAAGCACGCTACTTAAAACCAGCTGTTTTAGGAGATATTTTAGATATACAAACTAAGCTTGTAAAGATTGGTGGTGTAAGCCTAACCCTAGAGCAAGATATATATAAAGTAGCTAATATCAAAGGCGAGACTCAAAGGGAGCTAATATTTCGTGCGAATGTTACTGTGGGATTTATTAGTGATGGCAAGTTATCTAGGCTGGATAGAGAATTTGCTGAAGTTTTTAGCAAGTTAAATCAAGATTAA